Proteins from a single region of Murdochiella vaginalis:
- a CDS encoding class C sortase has product MLPILLFLMGLALFSYPYLSDLYYRVEQKDQVANFVKGKEDLSPEEIAERMRLAQGYNDSLLNQPTKDPYVEKNREEGRRHYAKMLEIEEKIGVIQYPAVNIELPIYAGTNEDVLQHAAGHLEGTSLPIGGNSTHAVITTHSGLPNVRLFTDLHEAKVGDKFYVHNFKEILAYQVDAIDKITPDDFSKLLIVPGHDYVTLLTCTPVGINSHRLIVRGHRVPYVPAVEEQVIAENETNFRYRYLFYAAIALILFLLILIFLLRSRAKRLERRMKKLEQEKGLGVPDKPSEEAIDGAQDASSQAADGSSGEPDENSDVKGRKS; this is encoded by the coding sequence ATGTTGCCCATCTTGTTGTTTTTGATGGGCTTGGCTCTTTTTTCCTATCCCTACCTTTCGGACCTGTATTATCGTGTCGAGCAGAAGGATCAGGTGGCGAATTTCGTGAAGGGCAAGGAAGATCTGAGCCCGGAGGAGATAGCCGAGCGGATGCGCCTTGCGCAGGGCTACAATGATTCGCTGCTGAATCAGCCGACGAAGGACCCCTATGTCGAGAAGAACCGGGAGGAGGGACGCCGCCATTACGCGAAGATGTTGGAAATTGAGGAAAAAATCGGCGTCATCCAGTACCCGGCGGTGAACATCGAGCTGCCTATTTATGCGGGTACAAACGAGGATGTTCTGCAACATGCGGCGGGCCATTTGGAGGGCACATCGCTTCCGATCGGCGGAAACAGCACCCATGCCGTAATTACGACGCATTCGGGTTTGCCCAATGTGCGCCTCTTCACCGACCTGCATGAGGCCAAGGTTGGCGACAAGTTCTATGTCCACAATTTCAAGGAAATTTTGGCGTATCAGGTGGATGCCATCGACAAGATTACACCCGATGACTTTTCCAAGCTGCTCATCGTTCCCGGACATGATTACGTCACGCTTCTCACGTGCACGCCCGTAGGCATCAATTCGCATCGCCTGATCGTGCGCGGCCATCGCGTGCCCTATGTGCCGGCGGTGGAGGAGCAGGTCATTGCGGAGAACGAGACCAATTTCCGCTATCGTTATCTCTTTTATGCGGCGATTGCGCTCATTCTCTTCCTGCTGATTCTCATTTTCTTGTTGCGCAGCCGTGCGAAGCGCCTGGAGCGCCGCATGAAGAAGCTGGAGCAGGAAAAGGGGCTGGGCGTACCGGATAAGCCCTCGGAGGAGGCTATTGACGGGGCACAGGATGCGTCCTCGCAGGCGGCGGATGGCTCGAGCGGCGAGCCGGACGAGAATTCGGACGTCAAGGGGAGAAAGTCATGA
- a CDS encoding class C sortase: MTDSTNHTDTLSPTPPTPQTPPTSPTSPTPKKSWRRSNRFLLLLFFAGLLLAAYPFLSDYYYRIDFDQKIQTFEEGAKTLDSEEIARRMALARAYNRTLDPSRLADPYTKEEEEGRAEYARMLEMHEIMGHIEVPKLDISLPVYAGTSESVLSYAAGHLEGTSLPIGGTSTHAVITAHRGLPQAKLFREIDQLKVGDVFYFKNIEGTLAYKVDRILTVEPDNFEPVLVVEGKDYMTLLTCTPYMINSHRLLVRGERTTYVAPVEEKELEMPANLRIYKAAFYVALVLIILLTIAIIHLSRKYKKLRHRLDALEAKSK, translated from the coding sequence ATGACGGATTCGACAAACCATACGGATACGCTTTCGCCAACGCCACCGACACCACAAACGCCGCCGACATCGCCGACGTCGCCAACGCCGAAAAAGTCCTGGCGCCGCTCCAACCGCTTTCTGCTGTTGCTGTTTTTTGCGGGGCTGCTCCTTGCGGCCTATCCTTTCCTCTCGGATTACTATTACCGCATCGATTTTGACCAAAAAATTCAAACGTTTGAAGAAGGGGCAAAGACGTTGGATTCGGAAGAAATCGCGCGGCGCATGGCGCTTGCCCGTGCATATAATCGAACGCTGGATCCCAGCCGTCTGGCGGATCCCTACACCAAAGAGGAGGAAGAGGGGCGTGCCGAGTATGCGCGGATGCTGGAAATGCACGAAATTATGGGGCATATCGAGGTTCCGAAGCTGGATATTTCCTTGCCGGTCTATGCCGGCACATCGGAGTCGGTTCTGAGCTATGCGGCAGGCCATTTGGAGGGGACGTCCCTGCCCATTGGCGGGACGAGCACACATGCCGTCATCACGGCACATCGGGGGCTTCCGCAGGCCAAGCTGTTCCGGGAGATCGATCAGCTTAAGGTGGGCGATGTCTTTTATTTCAAGAATATTGAGGGGACATTGGCCTACAAGGTGGATCGCATTCTGACGGTGGAGCCGGACAATTTTGAGCCGGTTCTGGTGGTGGAGGGCAAGGATTACATGACCCTTCTCACGTGCACGCCGTATATGATCAATAGTCACCGCCTTTTGGTGCGTGGGGAGCGCACAACCTATGTTGCGCCTGTAGAAGAAAAGGAGTTGGAGATGCCGGCAAACTTGCGCATTTATAAGGCCGCCTTTTATGTGGCCCTGGTTCTGATTATCCTGTTGACGATTGCGATTATTCACCTCAGCCGCAAATATAAGAAGCTGCGCCATCGTCTTGATGCGTTAGAAGCAAAAAGCAAATAA
- a CDS encoding DUF4367 domain-containing protein has protein sequence MKNKWDESDLFAEIPKIEEKYLSSLPKEEDLHHVFSDSFEQKMAAMIDAEPKKRRTTGMFLGSPRAIKVAAVLLLVVIGSVTTALAMEPVRHAIFHFFRETFPEYTSILVHQEEESSHSDETFWIWKPFEPASPVEGFEEKLRNQTDQYLEITYQNTGEKEILFITYPLGEEELLIDTEGTVLHQKEVQGVEFSYVEKNGTYSVFWHDETSQFQLSGEADRDALLLMAQKLKSAKPSK, from the coding sequence ATGAAGAATAAATGGGATGAATCCGATCTGTTTGCCGAGATTCCAAAAATAGAAGAAAAATATCTTTCCAGCTTGCCTAAGGAAGAGGATTTGCATCATGTGTTCTCCGATTCTTTTGAGCAGAAAATGGCGGCGATGATCGATGCAGAACCCAAAAAAAGGAGAACAACGGGCATGTTTTTGGGCTCCCCTCGCGCGATAAAGGTAGCAGCGGTGCTTTTGCTTGTCGTCATTGGCTCGGTGACGACAGCTCTTGCGATGGAACCGGTACGTCACGCTATTTTTCATTTTTTCCGGGAAACTTTTCCGGAGTATACTTCTATTCTTGTTCATCAAGAAGAAGAGAGTAGTCATTCGGATGAAACTTTCTGGATTTGGAAACCGTTTGAACCCGCTTCGCCCGTTGAGGGATTTGAAGAAAAGTTGCGCAATCAAACGGATCAATACTTAGAGATTACCTATCAAAATACCGGTGAAAAGGAAATTCTTTTTATCACCTATCCATTGGGTGAGGAAGAACTATTGATCGATACCGAAGGAACCGTCCTTCACCAGAAAGAAGTCCAGGGAGTGGAGTTCTCTTACGTGGAAAAGAATGGAACTTATAGTGTATTCTGGCATGATGAAACGTCTCAATTTCAACTGTCGGGAGAGGCGGACAGGGATGCCCTTCTCCTGATGGCGCAGAAGTTAAAATCTGCAAAGCCGTCCAAATGA
- a CDS encoding RNA polymerase sigma factor, producing MRKEEGTFSFSNTSAKESASKLERLYRGYRQRLYYVALQILRDPMLAEDAVQDTFLRVRDHLDQIFEEDRHKTAAFLVIIVKHIAIDYVRKRQKEQYSSIDVLEKQCGSDIQDKEEDLGLEEAFQQLSFDDAEVLRLRYGQRFTNREIAGILNLPEPTVRKRLSRARKKLERLLREGEDHEE from the coding sequence TTGAGAAAGGAGGAAGGTACGTTTTCTTTTTCTAATACTTCTGCAAAAGAAAGTGCGTCGAAGCTTGAGCGTCTCTATCGTGGCTATCGTCAACGCCTCTACTATGTTGCCTTACAAATCTTACGTGATCCTATGCTTGCCGAAGATGCGGTGCAGGATACTTTTTTACGTGTTCGAGACCATTTGGATCAAATTTTTGAAGAAGATCGTCACAAAACAGCCGCTTTTCTCGTTATTATAGTGAAACATATAGCCATCGACTATGTTCGAAAACGTCAAAAGGAACAGTATTCTTCTATAGATGTATTAGAAAAGCAATGCGGAAGTGACATACAAGATAAAGAAGAGGACTTGGGCTTGGAAGAAGCGTTTCAACAGCTTTCCTTTGATGATGCCGAAGTTTTACGGTTGCGATATGGTCAGCGCTTTACCAACCGTGAAATCGCTGGAATTCTGAATTTGCCAGAGCCTACCGTTCGAAAACGACTATCTAGGGCGAGAAAGAAGTTGGAAAGACTCTTAAGGGAAGGAGAGGATCATGAAGAATAA
- the sdaAA gene encoding L-serine ammonia-lyase, iron-sulfur-dependent, subunit alpha, translated as MLSYFSFQEIVDEATKQGKKISEVILHDQALQLNRPEEVIYKQMEASFDVMIESTHIGSNADLRSASSLTGGEGAKLFRYAKEQNGGIGGEFFTKVIARAMSTSNCNAAMGKIVATPTAGSCGILPGILTTLYEEEKIPKCDIVMSIFTAAGFGIVIAKNASIAGAEGGCQAECGSASGMAAAALVELKGGTPQQCADALGMSLVNQLGLVCDPVAGLVEIPCIKRNASGAAIALTSATMALAGVPLYIPADECLQAMKVVGDTMSSTLKETALGGLAATPTGKALRKQVYGEETPNV; from the coding sequence ATGTTAAGCTATTTTTCCTTTCAGGAAATTGTCGATGAGGCCACGAAGCAAGGCAAGAAAATCAGTGAAGTCATTTTGCATGACCAGGCCTTGCAGCTGAATCGTCCCGAAGAAGTCATTTACAAGCAGATGGAAGCGTCCTTTGATGTCATGATCGAATCGACGCACATCGGCTCAAATGCCGACCTGCGTTCCGCCTCTTCCCTCACCGGCGGCGAAGGCGCAAAGCTTTTCCGCTACGCCAAGGAGCAGAACGGCGGCATCGGCGGCGAATTCTTCACGAAAGTGATTGCGCGCGCCATGTCCACGTCCAACTGCAATGCGGCCATGGGCAAGATTGTCGCCACCCCCACGGCCGGCAGCTGCGGCATTCTTCCCGGCATACTGACCACGCTCTATGAAGAGGAAAAGATTCCAAAGTGCGACATTGTCATGTCGATCTTTACCGCCGCGGGCTTCGGCATTGTGATCGCCAAGAACGCCTCGATCGCCGGCGCCGAAGGCGGATGTCAAGCCGAATGTGGCAGTGCGTCCGGCATGGCCGCCGCGGCCCTCGTGGAGCTCAAAGGCGGTACACCGCAGCAATGCGCAGATGCCCTGGGCATGAGCTTGGTGAATCAGCTTGGCCTCGTCTGCGATCCGGTCGCCGGCCTGGTCGAAATTCCCTGCATCAAACGCAACGCCTCCGGCGCCGCCATCGCCCTCACCTCTGCCACGATGGCCCTCGCAGGCGTTCCGCTCTACATTCCGGCCGATGAATGTCTGCAAGCCATGAAAGTCGTCGGCGACACCATGAGCAGCACCCTCAAAGAAACCGCTCTCGGCGGCTTAGCCGCCACCCCCACCGGAAAGGCCTTGCGCAAACAGGTCTACGGGGAAGAGACACCCAACGTATAG
- the sdaAB gene encoding L-serine ammonia-lyase, iron-sulfur-dependent subunit beta produces the protein MNVFNIIGPVMIGPSSSHTAGACRLGRVAHKIMNEEQPEEVTIELSGSFARTYRGHGTDRALLAGIMGYHSDDTEVRDALEIAKERGLQYTFVPCDIPGAHPNTARIHFRLKDGREGVVMGASVGGGNIRIDEIDGLHVNFTGDNTAMLVVHDDVPGVIASVTNLLSSRYSEMNICNFSLTRSERGGTALMTLEFDQDPPETLKTDVSTLPHVRSVSVFHAF, from the coding sequence ATGAACGTCTTTAACATTATCGGACCGGTGATGATCGGCCCCTCGAGTTCCCACACGGCCGGTGCCTGCCGGCTGGGGCGTGTCGCTCACAAGATCATGAACGAAGAACAGCCGGAGGAAGTGACCATTGAGCTTTCGGGCTCGTTTGCCCGCACCTATCGCGGACACGGCACCGACCGGGCGCTTCTTGCCGGCATCATGGGCTATCACAGCGATGATACGGAAGTGCGCGACGCCCTGGAAATCGCCAAGGAGCGCGGGCTACAGTATACGTTTGTGCCATGCGATATTCCGGGAGCCCATCCCAACACGGCACGCATTCATTTTCGCCTGAAGGACGGCCGGGAAGGTGTCGTCATGGGGGCATCCGTCGGCGGCGGCAATATTCGCATTGATGAAATTGACGGGTTGCATGTGAACTTTACCGGCGATAACACCGCCATGCTGGTCGTCCATGACGACGTGCCGGGCGTGATCGCTTCGGTCACAAATCTGCTCAGCAGCCGCTATTCCGAGATGAATATTTGTAATTTCAGTCTCACCCGCTCGGAACGCGGCGGCACGGCCCTGATGACGCTGGAATTTGACCAGGATCCGCCCGAAACGCTAAAAACGGATGTCTCCACGCTCCCGCATGTGCGCAGCGTTTCCGTTTTTCATGCGTTTTAA
- a CDS encoding dicarboxylate/amino acid:cation symporter, with translation MDSTNPNVPEKTEKKHLGLVPRLIIGIVLGILIGQYAPEFLSQTVVTVSNFVSLLIKFVIPLMILAFVTMGIADISQGAGKLLLFTVVLAYGSTLIAGTASYVVSSTLFPSFISAEDIKTIADTAEKTLDPFFTLNLPPLLDTISAVVFAFILGLSISTMRGKEIGNALYTGMSEFAKIIEKVLSKVIIPLLPLYICGTFVNMTYSGQTFTILGILWKVFLVVILMHWIYLLIQFSVAGSITKRNPLTMIKNQIPGYLTAVGTQSSAATIPVNLQCAESNGVSREIRNFVVPLCANIHMCGSMITIVACATAVCLMHSLPISITTVVPFILTLGIAMVASPGAPGGSIMTALPFLYLIFGMPAGDPQGPICALMVALYITQDSFGTACNVSGDNAIAAIVDKYNDEAILHKVAAK, from the coding sequence ATGGACAGCACAAATCCAAATGTCCCAGAAAAGACTGAAAAGAAGCATCTCGGTCTCGTCCCCCGACTGATTATCGGTATCGTTCTCGGTATCCTGATCGGCCAATACGCACCGGAGTTCCTCTCGCAAACCGTGGTTACCGTATCCAACTTCGTCAGCTTATTGATTAAATTCGTTATTCCGCTGATGATTCTGGCCTTCGTCACCATGGGTATTGCGGACATCTCGCAAGGTGCGGGAAAACTTTTGCTGTTCACGGTGGTCCTTGCCTATGGTTCGACCTTGATTGCCGGTACAGCGTCCTACGTGGTATCTTCCACGCTTTTCCCGTCCTTTATTTCCGCGGAAGATATCAAAACCATCGCCGACACGGCGGAAAAGACGCTGGATCCGTTCTTCACATTGAATCTGCCGCCGCTGCTGGACACCATTTCTGCCGTGGTCTTTGCCTTTATTTTGGGCTTGAGCATCTCCACCATGCGCGGAAAAGAAATCGGCAATGCCCTCTACACCGGCATGAGCGAGTTTGCCAAAATTATCGAAAAAGTGCTGAGCAAGGTTATTATCCCGCTGCTTCCGCTCTACATCTGCGGTACCTTCGTCAACATGACGTATTCCGGACAAACCTTCACCATCCTGGGCATTCTTTGGAAAGTGTTCCTCGTCGTCATCCTGATGCATTGGATCTATCTGTTGATTCAGTTCAGCGTTGCCGGTAGCATTACGAAGCGCAATCCGCTCACGATGATCAAGAATCAGATTCCGGGATACCTGACCGCCGTCGGTACACAATCCTCGGCTGCGACCATCCCGGTCAACCTGCAGTGCGCCGAGAGCAACGGCGTCAGCCGTGAAATTCGCAACTTCGTCGTTCCGCTGTGTGCCAACATTCATATGTGCGGCTCTATGATCACGATCGTCGCCTGCGCGACCGCCGTTTGCCTCATGCACAGCCTGCCGATTTCGATCACTACGGTCGTTCCCTTCATCCTGACCCTCGGCATTGCCATGGTCGCTTCGCCGGGTGCTCCGGGCGGATCCATCATGACCGCGCTGCCGTTCCTGTATCTTATCTTTGGTATGCCTGCCGGTGATCCGCAGGGCCCGATTTGCGCCCTGATGGTTGCGCTTTACATCACGCAGGATTCCTTCGGCACGGCCTGCAATGTCTCCGGTGATAACGCGATTGCCGCTATCGTTGATAAATACAACGACGAGGCCATTCTCCATAAAGTCGCCGCGAAATAA
- a CDS encoding ribonucleotide-diphosphate reductase subunit beta: protein MELMRKNPLFNPDGDTELVKRRMIGGNTTNLNDFNNMKYDWVSDWYRQAMNNFWIPEEINLAQDKKQYPQLVEDERRAYDKILSFLIFLDSIQSANLPSISQYITANETNLCLHIQTYQECIHSQSYSYMLDSICEPNERDAVLYQWKNDEHLLRRNKFIGDIYNDFQQQPDVHNFMRVMIGNYILEGIYFYSGFMFFYNLARNGRMTGSAQQIRYINRDENTHLWLFRSIIHALRDENPELFRSTLQDEYQRMIKEGTEQEMAWADYVIGNRLEGLNGQMCVDYIRYLGNLRATGLGLDPIFSGYQEEPDSMKWVSNYSNANMIRTDFFEARSTAYAKSGALVDDL from the coding sequence ATGGAACTGATGCGCAAAAACCCGTTGTTTAACCCGGATGGCGACACGGAGCTTGTGAAGCGCCGCATGATCGGCGGCAACACCACCAACCTCAACGATTTTAACAACATGAAATACGATTGGGTTTCCGACTGGTATCGCCAGGCCATGAACAATTTCTGGATTCCGGAGGAAATTAACCTGGCACAGGATAAAAAGCAGTATCCGCAATTGGTGGAGGACGAACGCCGCGCCTACGACAAAATCCTCAGCTTTCTGATTTTCCTGGACAGCATCCAGTCAGCCAATCTGCCGTCCATTTCGCAATACATCACGGCGAATGAGACCAATCTCTGTTTGCATATCCAAACCTATCAGGAATGCATCCATTCCCAGAGCTACAGCTACATGCTGGATTCCATCTGCGAGCCCAACGAACGCGATGCGGTACTGTACCAGTGGAAAAACGATGAACATCTTCTTCGCCGCAACAAATTCATCGGCGACATCTATAACGATTTTCAGCAGCAGCCGGACGTGCACAATTTCATGCGCGTGATGATCGGCAATTACATCCTCGAAGGCATCTACTTCTACAGCGGATTTATGTTCTTTTACAATTTGGCGCGCAACGGTCGCATGACCGGCTCGGCGCAGCAAATTCGCTACATCAACCGCGATGAAAATACACATCTTTGGCTGTTCCGCAGCATTATCCATGCGCTGCGTGACGAGAACCCGGAGCTTTTCCGCAGCACCTTGCAGGATGAGTACCAGCGCATGATTAAGGAAGGCACGGAGCAGGAAATGGCCTGGGCGGATTATGTGATCGGCAATCGCCTGGAAGGCCTGAACGGCCAGATGTGCGTCGACTACATCCGTTACCTCGGCAACCTGCGTGCCACCGGCCTCGGTCTGGATCCCATCTTCTCGGGCTATCAGGAAGAACCCGACAGCATGAAATGGGTTTCCAACTACTCCAACGCCAACATGATCCGCACCGACTTCTTCGAAGCTCGCTCCACTGCCTACGCTAAAAGCGGCGCACTGGTGGACGACCTCTAA
- a CDS encoding ribonucleoside-diphosphate reductase subunit alpha, with amino-acid sequence MQVVKRDGRIVPYERKKIEQAMAKAFAQVNKPISEEALSQLVDHVEARFSDAQELSVEAIQDRVELQLMEANHYEVAKSYILYREERRKKRMIRSRLEAYFPEVPVLHDVLLAIEDAFREDVYDLRHLLYKFESFYKEGKSVSERMEALIHAAIELTDEEATRWEFIAARFYGIQFHQRLENIWQRRIAEGKVPGIDQPRPLRFSEKLRSMHAEGLYGDEVLDNYTADELEEAAGWIDESSDLLFNYSGYDLLVNRYVVRSFDLEPLETIQEMMLGIALFLAIPEKERRLYWAKEFYLMLSSLKVTMATPTLANARKPFHQLSSCFIDTVPDDLKGIYRSITNFANVSKFGGGMGLYFGKVRAAGASIRGFKGAAGGVIRWVRLANDTAVAVDQLGVRQGAVAVYLDCWHKDVPEFLQLRTNNGDDRMKAHDVFPAICYPDYFWEQVETNMEGQWGLLDPHEILTVKGYALEDSYGKEWTEKYLDCLGDERISKRWIPIKEMVRLMIKSLVETGTPFTFNRDVVNRANPNKDKGIIYCSNLCTEIAQNMSATETLDEEIVTTESADGDPIIVTKTKPGDYVVCNLASLNLGKINVHDAEEFRRITTAAVRALDNVIELNYFPVSAAKVNNSNYRPIGLGVSGYHHLLANERVFWESEEHLALADRVFEDMNYYAITASMENAKEKGAYPHFAGSAWEDGTYFTDRNYTDERWKALAAEVKQYGLRNGYLLAVAPTSSTSIIAGTSPGVDPVMNRFYYDEKKNGLIPRVAPDLSLSNYVYYNAAHQTDQSWSIKAAGVRTRHVDQATSMNLYITNDFTFRQILNLYLEAYHAGLKTLYYIRSKSLQVEDCESCAV; translated from the coding sequence ATGCAAGTCGTAAAACGGGACGGCCGCATCGTGCCGTACGAAAGAAAAAAGATTGAACAGGCCATGGCGAAAGCCTTTGCCCAGGTCAATAAGCCCATCTCCGAGGAAGCGCTCAGCCAGTTAGTCGATCACGTGGAAGCGCGCTTTTCCGATGCACAAGAACTTTCCGTGGAGGCCATTCAAGACCGCGTTGAATTGCAGCTGATGGAAGCCAACCATTACGAAGTCGCCAAAAGTTACATTCTCTACCGCGAGGAACGCCGCAAAAAGCGCATGATCCGTTCCCGTCTCGAGGCCTATTTCCCGGAAGTGCCGGTGCTGCATGACGTGCTGTTGGCCATCGAGGATGCCTTCCGCGAAGACGTCTATGATTTGCGCCATCTGCTCTATAAATTTGAAAGTTTTTATAAAGAAGGCAAAAGTGTTTCCGAACGCATGGAAGCCTTGATTCATGCCGCCATTGAGCTGACCGACGAGGAAGCCACCCGCTGGGAATTCATCGCCGCGCGCTTTTACGGCATTCAATTCCATCAGCGTTTGGAAAATATCTGGCAACGTCGCATCGCCGAAGGCAAAGTGCCCGGCATCGACCAGCCCCGTCCGCTTCGCTTTTCTGAGAAATTGCGCTCCATGCATGCCGAGGGCCTCTACGGCGACGAGGTGCTGGACAACTATACCGCCGACGAATTGGAAGAGGCCGCCGGCTGGATCGATGAATCCTCCGACCTGCTGTTCAACTATTCCGGCTATGATCTGCTGGTCAACCGCTATGTCGTGCGCAGCTTCGACCTCGAGCCGTTGGAAACCATCCAGGAAATGATGCTGGGCATTGCGCTGTTTTTAGCCATCCCGGAAAAAGAGCGGCGCCTATACTGGGCAAAAGAGTTCTATCTCATGCTCAGCTCCCTGAAAGTCACCATGGCGACTCCGACGCTTGCAAATGCCCGCAAGCCCTTCCACCAGCTGAGCTCCTGCTTTATTGACACCGTTCCCGACGATCTGAAGGGCATTTATCGCTCCATCACCAATTTTGCCAACGTTTCGAAATTCGGCGGCGGCATGGGCCTCTATTTCGGCAAAGTGCGCGCCGCGGGTGCCTCGATTCGCGGCTTTAAGGGGGCGGCCGGCGGCGTCATCCGTTGGGTGCGCCTAGCCAATGACACCGCTGTCGCCGTCGATCAGCTCGGCGTTCGTCAGGGTGCAGTTGCCGTCTATCTCGATTGCTGGCACAAAGATGTGCCGGAGTTTTTACAGCTGCGTACCAACAACGGCGATGACCGCATGAAAGCCCACGACGTCTTCCCGGCCATCTGCTATCCCGACTATTTCTGGGAACAGGTGGAAACCAATATGGAAGGCCAGTGGGGATTGCTGGATCCGCATGAAATTCTCACCGTCAAAGGCTATGCGCTGGAAGATTCCTATGGCAAGGAATGGACGGAAAAATATCTGGACTGCTTAGGCGACGAGCGCATCTCCAAACGGTGGATTCCCATTAAGGAAATGGTGCGCCTGATGATCAAGAGTCTGGTCGAAACGGGCACGCCGTTCACCTTTAACCGCGATGTCGTCAACCGCGCCAATCCGAACAAGGATAAGGGCATCATCTACTGCTCCAACCTCTGCACGGAAATCGCACAGAATATGTCCGCCACGGAAACGCTAGATGAAGAAATCGTCACGACGGAATCTGCCGACGGCGATCCCATCATCGTTACGAAAACGAAGCCGGGAGACTACGTCGTCTGCAACCTGGCAAGCCTCAATCTTGGAAAAATCAACGTTCATGACGCCGAGGAGTTTCGCCGCATTACGACGGCGGCGGTGCGGGCGCTGGATAACGTCATCGAGCTCAACTACTTCCCGGTGTCGGCGGCCAAGGTCAACAACAGCAATTATCGTCCCATCGGTCTCGGCGTTTCCGGCTATCATCACCTGTTGGCCAACGAGCGCGTCTTCTGGGAATCGGAAGAACATCTGGCGCTTGCCGATCGTGTGTTTGAGGACATGAATTATTACGCCATCACGGCCTCGATGGAAAACGCCAAGGAAAAAGGCGCCTATCCCCATTTTGCCGGCTCGGCATGGGAGGATGGCACATATTTCACCGACCGTAACTATACCGATGAGCGCTGGAAGGCGCTGGCGGCGGAGGTCAAGCAATATGGTCTGCGCAACGGCTATCTGTTGGCGGTGGCGCCCACGTCGTCTACATCCATCATTGCCGGCACGTCGCCGGGCGTGGATCCGGTCATGAACCGCTTCTATTATGACGAGAAAAAGAACGGCCTGATTCCGCGCGTAGCGCCGGACCTCAGCCTTTCCAACTACGTCTACTACAACGCCGCGCATCAGACGGATCAATCTTGGTCCATCAAAGCGGCCGGCGTACGTACTCGCCATGTGGACCAGGCCACCAGCATGAACCTCTACATCACCAATGATTTCACCTTCCGTCAGATTTTAAATCTCTATCTGGAAGCCTACCATGCCGGCTTAAAAACGCTCTACTATATTCGTTCCAAGAGCCTGCAGGTGGAAGATTGCGAAAGCTGCGCAGTATAA
- a CDS encoding GNAT family N-acetyltransferase, with amino-acid sequence MDEIRQATRRDLPVVMGLLDMGRARMRAEGNQNQWPAGVPSEEKVRRDIDAKRSFLRLVDGKAVGTFCLLETPDPNYAQIDGAWLNTEPYFTLHRVAGDPSVPGLARIMFQFTEERAHRSGVRNLRIDTHKDNIGMQRVLAKAGFVHCGVILLENGDPREAFQKIWNE; translated from the coding sequence ATGGATGAGATACGACAAGCAACGAGGCGCGATTTGCCTGTGGTGATGGGCCTGCTGGACATGGGACGTGCGCGGATGCGTGCGGAGGGCAATCAAAACCAGTGGCCTGCGGGCGTGCCATCCGAGGAGAAGGTGCGCCGCGACATCGATGCGAAACGAAGTTTTCTGCGTCTTGTCGACGGGAAAGCCGTCGGCACGTTCTGTCTGCTGGAGACGCCGGATCCGAACTATGCCCAAATTGATGGCGCGTGGTTAAATACGGAGCCGTATTTCACATTACATCGGGTGGCCGGCGATCCGTCGGTGCCTGGCCTTGCGCGGATCATGTTTCAATTTACCGAGGAGCGGGCGCACCGAAGCGGCGTGCGCAATCTGCGCATTGATACACATAAAGATAATATTGGCATGCAGCGCGTGTTAGCCAAAGCCGGTTTTGTGCATTGTGGCGTGATACTTCTGGAAAACGGCGATCCGCGCGAAGCCTTTCAAAAGATATGGAACGAGTAA